From Arachis hypogaea cultivar Tifrunner chromosome 3, arahy.Tifrunner.gnm2.J5K5, whole genome shotgun sequence:
TGCTATTCTCTTGAGAAATGTTAAGAAGAGCTTCTAACATGTCCTTATTGGTGTCAGAACCTGTTTTCAGTATCAACTTCTTCCTTTGGTAAATCAAGTCATGGAAGATATCCAATAACTTCCCAGCATAAATGGCATTGTGTGCTTTAATTCTTTGTGGATCAACCATTCTCAAGGCTGGAAAATAATCAGCCAAGTTTGGTTTTCCACTCTCTTTGGTGATATTGGCAACTAAATCCTTGAACCGTGCAGCAGAACCTGAAGATTGAACCAAATCCATTGAAAAAATTGTGTTGGACAATAAATTTATTGTAGTCTTGAAAGCTGCTTCTCCAACATCCACTCCTTCTCCAATTTGGCTACTTTGATGGATCTCCCCAAGGAGTTCTTGCACTTTCTTGCGACGCAAGTCTTGCCTCGCGTCAATAGTCTTGTTGGCGAATAACTGATTGTTGCATATCTTCCTAAGGGATCTCCAAAGAGGTGTCATAGGCATGAAGGCAATGCTATGAATATGGTGATTGTGAATTCTTGCTGCCTCCGGAACGGTGCGATTCGATAAGAACTGATCATAGGTTTGGAGCACCATTTTGGCCATTTCAGCTGAAGAGATCACTATGGTGGTTAATTGTCCCAACTTCAAAGTCATTATGGGGCCATGAATCTTTGCAAGAATGGCTGAAGAATGGTGGGGTTTATTTCCAAGTTCATGTAGGTTTCCAATGATGGGAAGAGGAGAAGGTCCTGGAGGAAGCTTATAGTTTGCTTTGCTTCTTCTTACATTTAGATGATGGAGAGAATAAAGAGTGGTGCAAGtcaaaagaagaagcagcagcatcACAAAACTTACCAAGTCCATTACATGAACAATCAAAGGTAGAAAGTGATATGTGTTAGAGGTTACTACTTACTAGTGTAATGATCTAAAATAAATGCTTGTAACTTAATGTAAAATGGAAACAAAAACATAGggaaaaatgttatttttgcATAACTTTTGTGGACATAGTCCTTTTTGTCTAAGTCCCACATCTTACTCGGCATTTCTTCAGCAGCAATGTGTTCAAAGTCCATAGGTCAAAGCATAAGCAATATTTTCGATTGAAAATTCTAGTGACTAGTTTCGGTATGCACAAATTATGGAGCGAAGAGAAATTAATGGctgaaaataagaaatattttCTTTATTCCGAAAGTACACTACGTCATATTATAAATATACGGTGGTTATTATTATGGTAACTATATCATGCCTATACGATTTTAATTTAACAACACTTAAAAGTGTTACTAGAACTTAGTGacgcttttttttatatttttgtaatattttttacttattgaAAAAGggttactttaattttaacaaaatttttttaaatattgtaaaaGTTGTGTAGCTACCATAATTACCATAGCATATAGTTGACTTCTCTGGTGGCACAGTATAAAGTGGCTTACCATGGCCAAGTTTTGACCTGCGAATGGTGTCTTTACACGTAGCATAAGAAAAGTGGTATCTTCTTAACGCAATGGTATTTTAGGAAATTTGCCATTTAATAATTATAGTTTGTAACATGGATTTAGGTtttggtttgaaaaaaaaaagaataaaacaaaaactttagattgtccaaaaaaaattacacagccttttttatataaaactcaaaaatattaaaatagagcagacaataaaaaagaaaaaaagagttagAAGGTGTAAATTTAATCAACGTATAGGACTTATTTaagtttgaaaaaagataaggttaaattaaaaaatacaacaaaCGTAATTTATAATTAACGTATTTCTGTTACTTATATTACAATTACtataaattaaaattcttaacaaaatgataaattaaaatttggttaAATACATttgagttaattaaaaagataaaatttagttaGCTAAAATGATATAATTCGGTAATATGATGAGTAAAAAATTCACTTAAAATTAAACATACTAATTCTATTAATCATTTATAAACttttgttcctttaatttatctaTCTTGTATaactattgaaaaaaaattaattatttaaataaatatttaaaaaaaattatacctaAAATTGTAGAAAAGTCGTTAATAACTATCAACGAGCCgctaatattagttaaaattaatGCTTATAATGTgttctaatttttttgaaatgtAATATGCCAGTATTTTAATATctgttaaattaaattttaattttaatttttagtccAACATTTTTTATCACGtctatttaatttgaaaaatataactCAAATTCTAAGAGTTTTAAATTAATAAAGGCTATAATTAACTAATCCATTAATATGTTAATTATGAATTGCCTTTGTTGTATTTTTTTAACTTAACCTTATCTTTGTTTTTTacgttaattaaattaataagccctatatgttacttttttttctttcttgtctgCTCCATTTTGATATTATTGGGTTTTATATAAAAAAAGCCTGTGTAAATTTTTTTGGACAATCTAaagtttttgttttattcttttttttcataCCAAAACCTAAACCCATGTTACAAACAAtagttattaaataaattttttaaaataccatTTGTGTAAGTTACCGCATTTTACATTAACATACTACTTTCCTTATGTTACGTGTAAAGACACCATTCGTAAGTTAAAATTTGGTCATGGTAAACCACCCCATGCTGTGCCACCAGAGAAGTCACCATGTaagtattgttaaaattaaattcacactttctttttatattttggtaACAGTttttttaagcaacactttttaaAAAGTATTGTTATAAAACATCATAGTCACAATAGTCACCGAAACATAATCATACTAGAATCACCttctatatatagatagatagatagatagatagatacacCAAACAAGAATTATTTTACATTGACATAGCTAAACTTCTTCGATGGAGACTATATTTCTTAAATATACAATATACTTGGCCTAGTGGCCATCTTATTTGGTTAATATATAGTACAtgatatgattttcttgctcaattAAGGTGCTGATTTAATGATGAATTTCTGAATTCCATGCATGGAAGGATAGTGTAAACTACAATTGGAATTCTAACTATATGATTCAAATGAACCCAAGTTATAGAACCTGAGATTATTGGAACCTGTGATATCTTTGGCCCTGTGACTTCCACAAAGAAGAATTTTTCTTCTCCAACTTTAGAAAATGCAAGAGTTGATGGTTCCACCTTGACTTTGAGAATACGTGGCACATCAATGATAACATCATAGGTTGATTTTGGCATGCCAACATTTGTAACTGCCCTGACGAAATTGCCCTTGATTGCATTCCCATCTTTCACTGCTAGTGACAATGAAGGGTAGTTTAGATCCCATGGTTTCAATGCTTTGGTGCTTTTACAACCATTTCTAGGACCTTCCTTGCAGAAGAAGTCACTGTAATCTTCTTTAGTAGCATTAAAAACTAGGCCAGGATCCACTGCATAAAGTGGTTTAACATGGCCAGAACCATATGCAAATTCCttctcatactcatgcattttggGGTCCATAGGATTTGCTGCATTATATTCAAGAACACATTGAATATAATCATTTTGACAAGTGATCCGTGTGTAAATAAGCGAGGAATCGATGAGGCGATGATACCTGTGGTCATGAGTGCAGACTTGATAGCTGCAGGGGACCAGGTTGGGTGAGTGGCCTTAACATAAGCCGCAGCGCCAGTAACATGGGGGCAAGACACTGAAGTTCCAGAGATAATATTGTATTCAACACTTCTAAAATCTTCAGTTCCAATAAACATGGAAGGTGATGCAATAGGAGACCATGCTCCAAGAATATTTACCCCAGGAGCACAAAGATCAGGCTGTCAAATCAAACATTGAAATAACTGTCAATTTGAATAAAGTGTTACATTTGAGAAATTAACATATCATAGGTATTAAATTATCCAAATACATGGAGTTTCTTTAAATAGATATATAGTGATCCATTTTATGATTACATACCTTGAGAATGTCATGATTAAAAATGTTGGGGCCTCTACTTGAGAAACTTGCTACATAAGGAGCATCCTTGTCCTCCATGGTCTCACTAAACATTATGTTTGCCTTTGGTTTACTGCATAAACTAACCTGAATAATTAGTACTATTGTAAATTCATTTTATGCCAAAGTTTTATATAGAATATAAGAATGGTATGATTTTACTTAGAGGATTTGATGTATTGTGATACTTTTGAGATCTCCTTGTTACTGATACTTGCTGTTTGGAAGAGGTAATTCTCAGCATAGTTCTGTTGTGGTCGATTTGGGGCTATGACCCCTGCTCCGGTTGCCATTTGGACTCCGGCGCCACCCTCACTGTTTTCGCAGAGGACAATTTTTCCTTTAACTTTCTCTGAATTTAAGGAGCCAGGGAAGCATAGACTTGACTCTCTGGGAATGTAATTGGCTGAAAAGTTTGTAGCATCTCCTCCCAAAATCAAAGGATATGATATATTCTTAACATTGTAAGTATTGATAGAATTTGCCTGCATAGTTTCATAACTAATAATGCATTTATTCCATAACTGAAATCTCTTCTAAAATATACATCaatatttagattttcaaaaaggGCATTCACCATCACAATATGCAAATAATAGTAATCAAAATGAAACAAGAGTGTTTGATAATTGTCTCaagacaaaaatacaaaaatagttGAGAAATTTGTTATCATAcaacaaacaaaaagaagaatTACTTACTGTGGTTACATCTCCATTTCCTAGAACCAAAGGTGTCACAAATTTTCTGTAAATGGTGCTAGCTGCAACAGTTAGTATCCAAGGAGGGTGATTAGCTAAACCTCCTCTTTGTGGACCTTGATTACCAGCAGCTGCTATGGTTAAAATTCCATTCTTCACAGCATGAAAGGATCTAATTGCTACTGGATTGAACAAGAACCTCGACTGCAAGTATCCTGCGAATGAGGCCGATATAATGTCGACCCCATCTGCAATTGCATCATCAAAAGCAGCTAAGATATCTGCAGCATAGCATGCCATGTTCCAACACACTTTGTAAACAGCAATTCTGGCATTAGGTGCTCCACCCTTTGCAGTTCCCTTAGCTAGCCCAAAGTAATTGGCTCCCACAACCTCTCTTCCGGCCGCCACCGATGCAGCATGGCTTCCATGGCCAGATTCATCTCTTGCTGATTTAAATTGCTCTTCAAGACCAAAGCTTTGATAATACCGGGCTCCAATGATCTTACTGTCAGCATTTCACATTCATTTTTCAGTTTGTCACAATTTGATTGTTCAAACTCCAATGTTATCTTAGAAAACCAAAATGAAGAAAAGTGCTTAATACTTATTGCAGGTGAAGTTATGTTCTGTTTGGCACTTTCCTCTCCATTTTTTAGGTGGTGGACCTAGTCCTTCATCATTAAAGCTTTCGGATTCAGGCCAAATTCCTTCAAGTTCATGACACAATCCAAATGGAATAATCTTATTAGTACTACTATTTCTGTTTCAAATCGATTTGATTAGTCAATGTAACAAATTAGTATACTTTGAAATAGAAGGAATATTGAGTTGTTGACCTGTGTCAAACATTCCAATGATGATGTTTCTTCCATCAAAAGGAGGTGTAAGCTTGGATGCATCATCAGTGAATCCCATGAAATCCCATGATCTTGTTGTTTGAAGCTCCAATCCTAGGTTTGGAAAAACTGACACTACCTCTTCCATATCTACACATAAAATATGATATTAgtaaatcattttttttttagtaaatcaATGAGTAAGCTTGTATGCATTTTCTGTCTTAATTCTTAAATTTAATGACAAGTTTACCAGAAATTATggcagcttcttcttcagatagCATAGCTGCAAATCCATTAAAGCTTCTTCCATAACTGTAAATCAATGACTCCTTTGCTGCATCAATGCTACAATCACAATTTTCAAGTGCTAAACTTTCTCAATAACAATATATTGAATAATGAAAGCTTTTGGAATATTTGtatcataattataaatatagcaTCTTATAATAACTTTTAGTGTAAGCACCCAACTtggttcttaaaaaaatttagatataaaattttgtctttttattaatataaaagttTTCAGATTAATTCTTTCTTcgaagactagtttatcttacaatgatattttttatctaattattttataacaaaattgattaaaaatttatttgtccatgtatattaaaaattttattaatactgATGAAGTGACCAATTTATTTGACGAAAATAATTCTCATAAACTTttagaataatataaatttattaaaaatcaaaatatctaATCTAAAATTATATTAGGGAaacaaacttttaaatttattaattattgatagGTACATAAGAAAATTTTATAACCTTTCATGAACCTCTAATAGCATGGAATGATGCAATGATTGTGTGGAGAATTCATCCCAGTTATTATTGTTCTTCTCCCCCATATACACAATATACATCTGCATATACATACAGCACTTTATGATTGTTGCATTTATTGTTAATTATTGTATACACTAAATTGAAAATAGCTTGTACTAATATACCTGTTTGTAAGAAGACTGAGCATGCATCAGCAATGAAATTGTGAACAAGAGAGTGAAAAAAGGTGATTCTGGCTTAGTCATTTTTTGTTCTAATTAAGTTTTTGCCTTTCTTTTCTCAAAACTGAAATTAAATAAAGATTTATAGGAGTTTACATTAATGGAATATAAACTTAATTACTTAGTTGAGCAAATTATAATCTCTTGAAATAACTGAAAGG
This genomic window contains:
- the LOC112789301 gene encoding subtilisin-like protease SBT4.3 isoform X1; protein product: MTKPESPFFTLLFTISLLMHAQSSYKQMYIVYMGEKNNNNWDEFSTQSLHHSMLLEVHESIDAAKESLIYSYGRSFNGFAAMLSEEEAAIISDMEEVVSVFPNLGLELQTTRSWDFMGFTDDASKLTPPFDGRNIIIGMFDTGIWPESESFNDEGLGPPPKKWRGKCQTEHNFTCNNKIIGARYYQSFGLEEQFKSARDESGHGSHAASVAAGREVVGANYFGLAKGTAKGGAPNARIAVYKVCWNMACYAADILAAFDDAIADGVDIISASFAGYLQSRFLFNPVAIRSFHAVKNGILTIAAAGNQGPQRGGLANHPPWILTVAASTIYRKFVTPLVLGNGDVTTANSINTYNVKNISYPLILGGDATNFSANYIPRESSLCFPGSLNSEKVKGKIVLCENSEGGAGVQMATGAGVIAPNRPQQNYAENYLFQTASISNKEISKVSQYIKSSNLCSKPKANIMFSETMEDKDAPYVASFSSRGPNIFNHDILKPDLCAPGVNILGAWSPIASPSMFIGTEDFRSVEYNIISGTSVSCPHVTGAAAYVKATHPTWSPAAIKSALMTTANPMDPKMHEYEKEFAYGSGHVKPLYAVDPGLVFNATKEDYSDFFCKEGPRNGCKSTKALKPWDLNYPSLSLAVKDGNAIKGNFVRAVTNVGMPKSTYDVIIDVPRILKVKVEPSTLAFSKVGEEKFFFVEVTGPKISQVPIISGSITWVHLNHIVRIPIVVYTILPCMEFRNSSLNQHLN
- the LOC112789301 gene encoding subtilisin-like protease SBT4.3 isoform X2; this translates as MTKPESPFFTLLFTISLLMHAQSSYKQMYIVYMGEKNNNNWDEFSTQSLHHSMLLEVHESIDAAKESLIYSYGRSFNGFAAMLSEEEAAIISDMEEVVSVFPNLGLELQTTRSWDFMGFTDDASKLTPPFDGRNIIIGMFDTGIWPESESFNDEGLGPPPKKWRGKCQTEHNFTCNNKIIGARYYQSFGLEEQFKSARDESGHGSHAASVAAGREVVGANYFGLAKGTAKGGAPNARIAVYKVCWNMACYAADILAAFDDAIADGVDIISASFAGYLQSRFLFNPVAIRSFHAVKNGILTIAAAGNQGPQRGGLANHPPWILTVAASTIYRKFVTPLVLGNGDVTTANSINTYNVKNISYPLILGGDATNFSANYIPRESSLCFPGSLNSEKVKGKIVLCENSEGGAGVQMATGAGVIAPNRPQQNYAENYLFQTASISNKEISKVSQYIKSSNKPKANIMFSETMEDKDAPYVASFSSRGPNIFNHDILKPDLCAPGVNILGAWSPIASPSMFIGTEDFRSVEYNIISGTSVSCPHVTGAAAYVKATHPTWSPAAIKSALMTTANPMDPKMHEYEKEFAYGSGHVKPLYAVDPGLVFNATKEDYSDFFCKEGPRNGCKSTKALKPWDLNYPSLSLAVKDGNAIKGNFVRAVTNVGMPKSTYDVIIDVPRILKVKVEPSTLAFSKVGEEKFFFVEVTGPKISQVPIISGSITWVHLNHIVRIPIVVYTILPCMEFRNSSLNQHLN